The following is a genomic window from Platichthys flesus chromosome 13, fPlaFle2.1, whole genome shotgun sequence.
ctagACTCTTGGGAAACAGCAGTTTTTTGTTTCACAGAATTATTTAGCATAATATCTAAACACGagcacaaaaacatcaacattagACTCATTGTTTCTGCAGTGAGTAAAAAATGAGTCAATTGTGCAAGCGTGTCTCTCCACAGTCAGTCACAGACATTTCAATGtaaagtctctttttttttaaacaatctgTCGGCCCAAGTGTTTAATAGACATACATTTCACAACTAGATAGTAAATCCAGTGGTGAACCAGtcttatatctttatttattagtGCTAAAAACACATGTGAAAGCAAAAAGAGGAACTAAAAAGGGAACGAAAGAGGGAAGTCAAAGGTTTTTTTAAGTTCAGAACCCTTGTGGATTGTGTTCAGTGAATGCTGACTCATAGTTTCTGGTTATCTGGAGGAACTTCTCAGTACCAAGACTGTGACCATGTTTAAGAAACACACGTAGCTGCATGTCTGATCATACAAAGACCTGCTGATACATTTCACATCCGGTCTGAAGGAGGCCCATAAAATGTCTGACATCTTGAAATAAACACCCTGTGGCACGTTTGTATGTCTTGGTCATGAAAGTAACAGGTTGGATGAAAGTGTGTAAGCGATCATGTCGTACCAATCAGTTTCAGTCATTAGATTCCTGTAGCATTGTACCACGTGGTCTTGAAGAATCATTATTCAACTCCACAGGAATCGTGTACATGTACTTCTTGTATCAGACGTGTCGTGAGCTTTATAACAAAGCAGGTCTCGTCTATTTAATGTCCAaagtgaaatgtatttaaatctCAACACAGCAGcatccaaacaaaaaaacaccaaacacgaagtattttattgccagacattacaaaaaaacaacattagcttAATGGTGTGTTGTGtaatattcaaaataattatttatagcTCATTTTGCAGTCTTTGCTTGGCCTCCTGGGCTTATACTCTCATTCTTATACGCATGCGTTTTTGTTTATGAATATTCACATCTTGCAGCAGGACTTTTAGGTCCCCATGATAAAGTCCCTATTTATCATCAGAGTCTGTCACTAAGGAGAATTACAGTCGATGACCATCTCAACCATCAGCCATGATGTAGTCGTCTCCTTGTAAGACTGTGCAAGTCCGCCCCCTATGGACGTAGAGGTGAACTGCTCTGATCTTGAGGGGTTGAGTTTTTCAGTGTATGAAATCTTCCCAGGGTTCTTAATGGTAGAGGAGGTAGTGTTTCAGTTCTGTGGGGAGGTGAAGGTCATGAATCCCACCCAGCCTTCGCTTGCCCACAGCTCTCCTGATGTTAAGCCTGCACATCTGCATTAGAGGAGGCACATCtggggtggggaggagggggggttcaTCATCAGGGGAGACGCAGGCCATGACAGAGAGATGTTTGGAATGTTAGCCACAGCTCAGACCAATGTTAAGACCATGAGAATCTTCCGTCAGGCTACTTGCTCAGTTTGTTGAATACCTCCTGCTTGTCTCAGACGCCTCTCTGCCGGGCTGCTGGGGGGTGCGAGGTCCAGCGGCCGTTTGCCCTCTGGGTTCCTGAGGGAGCGGTCGGCCCCGTGGTCGAGCAGCAGAGACACCAGCTCGGGGTCGGACAGACGAGCTGCGATGTGCAGGGGCGAGTCACCCGACGCACTGTGGTTCACACCGGCTcctgaaggagagaggaggcggaTGAGGTTTGATTCCCTCACGTTACATGACCGCAGGAGAGCTTCTCTGACAGTTCACTTCATGCACGGAATATCTTTACTATTCATATTAACGACTTGGTGGTGTTTTCTAATTAAATTGAATTCACTCGggtcataaataataaaaaatataataccaaAGAGGTCTTTATTTTACTTGAAACAAAGCACAACATCATTTTTAATTGCGTAAACTTATTAGTACAATTTTTTCgtgtgttttacatttaacacCACCTTGTACTTCACAAATGTGTACACTGCTATATTAATGTGCCATATTAAAGTTTTTCAAATGATTAGCTACAGTAGTTGTATGTGATGATtctgcagtggtggaggaagtactcagTTCCTACATATTCAGTACGAAGTAGTAACTCTGCAATATGTATACTACAAATATTATTTACAAGTAAAATTGTTTAAAACGTCAGATCAGTAATGTATTAAcagctaaattaaaaaactttaaattgtaCGTGTCAAATATTCGCTAAGTATGACTGTTGTGTAACTGGTGAAGTAAAAAGTCCAAAATGTCCCTCAGGTAAAGTAAATTTGTACCAAAGTACAGTACTTGTGTAAATGTACTAAGTTACATTCCAGTAGAGGATCAGTGTGAATGCAGCGGAACCAGATCTACGTTATAACCCCACGACCACAGATTGAACCCCACTCGAGACACTTCATTAGATTTCACTGAGCCTCCATCGGGAGACACAAAGGGTTTTTCACACAAGCAGTAGTTCTCTCCATGACCTGTAAACAGACTTAGATGTATAAAATCTGTGGAATTCCCCTGTAAGTACATTCTACCAGAGTATTTTTACACTGTGTATATTTTACTTTGACTAAAGAcactttgtttgtgtaatttgtctgatgtacatttttgttgtttaacatCATTTGCAAAACGTGATCCAAGTTACTTTTCCTCTTGAGCCTAAAGGAGccgtgcacgtgtgtgagagGTCCCGAGTGAGAAGCGTTCTTACCGAGCTGCAGCAGTTTCCTCGCAGCACCCGGGTGCCGATTGGAACAGGCGACGTGCAGAGGGGAACCCAGCTGTTCAATGTACTGATCCACATCTGCACCGTGCTGAACGAGAGGAGCGATGCACTCCGGGTGACCTGGAGAGATTTTATCAGAATCAGCACAAAGAGAAATGATGTGCTGGAAGGAATCTGCTTCTTTGAACTCTGCTTGGGAGGAAAATGTGCAGGCGTTTTCCTTTGTAGGCCACGATAACACGTAGTTTATATCCTTTTTACACTGTTTCAAAGAGTTTGTTTTCTGATGATTTGGCTCCATGTGCACTTTGTTGTGACTGGCCGAGCTGCTTCAGCATTTATAATCCTGTGCGTGTATTGCAGAGGAATGCGACCCCCTGACCTTTGGCTGCAGCCCGGTGGATTGGAGAGCTGGAGTGGCTGGTCCCCACGGGAGTCGCTCCGTGCTGAAGGAGTAACGCTACGAGGGTCACGTGACCCCGGGCGCAGGCCTCTGTCAGGGGAGATTTGCCATCCACCGTCAATCTGTTTACCTGAAAGGAGGACAGTGTACTTTTAGATAATTCACCAAAGATTCCTCCCAAAAATCATCAAATTAAAATCCAGAATAGGTCAATTGACACTTAAAAATGTAGAAAACTAATTAGTCGCAATATTAAGACGTAAGTATAATTTCCTGTACCAAACAATCGTCCGCTGGTTATATTTCTTTAACACCACATTTGCTATCCTCCCTCAGACATGCAGTGCATAACTGTGGGTGAACAAATTAGACTTTGTATCTGAACATTTTTCCTTCGTTaatgtgttattgtgcattcGAGGATGTGTCTGCACGCTTGTTTAACTCTCAGTTAAATAGTTTATATATTTGCCTCCGATCAAGCCCACAGAGCAGGATTCCAGAGTCTCTCTTCCGAGGAAAGACACAAAATATATTcaccaaaaaaagaaatattaagATGATGATGCTTTACTGACATCTGCCCCGTTGTCTATCAGAAGTTTGGCACAAGCCTCGTGGCCCTGTACACAAGCCCCATGGAGAGGAGAGACCTGGTCCAGTGTGTTCAGATTGACACATTTACCCTTAGGACAGAACACATGTCGATTCAGAAATCCTGCAGAGGCACATGAGTTACGTCTTTACAAACTACAAATTTCATGTTATAGCAAAGAGTAAACACGTATTTCACACATCAGATGATTTTGCAACAGCAAAATGTTTCCTCAAACGGTGTATCATCCAACTTTACCTGAGTAATGAGTCTTTGCAGAGCGAGAACTCGTCCATTAAAGGCTGCGTCGTGAATTGGAGACCAGTCTGATTCCACATCTTGGaataaaacacatcaaaacaaaaaagctttACTTTGTCTCAAActttcaaataacacaaatgtcGATAAGAATGACAAGTTGAACGTTTTGGAGTAAAGCAGTGAATACACTCCAGCTGCCAGCAGCTACTCACCACTCATCAGAGGGttggaggaaaaaacaacagtcCCAGTTTGACATGTAGTGTCTCGCGGCGTCTCATTGTGCCCAGCAGACATATTCATGTCCTTGTGTTTTTCCCAAATCTGTTTTTACTCTTTCATTGTTTCGCCCGAGAGGCTTTTTGGAATGGAGGCTGAGCTGCGAGTCAGAGCACATCTGAAAAGTGTTGTGTCCTCATCTGTttccactgtgtctgtgtggcagGACTCTGGtgctgtgatgtcacttcctctcAAACAAAATACTTGCCATTCAGGAAGCAGGCTGGTTGAAAGCAGCGGTTGGGCCTCAACCAATTAAGTTGCAGAGGGGAGCGGCGGCGGGGCCTGTTGAGCAGGTCTGTAACTTGAGACTGTGCATCCACACCCatcctctgcagcaggagagacagGCGGCGCTGGGGGAGGACGTGGGTTTAAGTTAGTCATCTGAGTCAAATGCATCATGTGTTATTTTTCTAAAAACTCAGTTATTACTCATGTGCAGAAAAAATAGAAGAACATGTACATTTAATGTTGCAAcatctgcaacaacacaacagactgtTTTCAAAGTCTTTCGATTTAGATTTATCAGAAAACACTTGCCAAAACTTTTCATGTTCCGGTATTTATGGATTATGAACACTATATAATACCATAAATATAGTATATAGACATatgatttcaatttttttttaaatataatagtttttcatttatttgtcagaAAACTAAAACTCTCCCTGTGGACATGTGCTGACTGGTGCACAAATATATGATGATGGTACAATGTGGGCAATGATGTGGAGAAGTAAGGAacatatttgtaataataagCTGATGGTACAGCCGTCAGGGGTAATGTGAAGTTGCCCAAGAACCTTTTGTTATGCTGTGGAATCAGACCACAGACGTTTATGTCAGGGGACGACCCGcactaccccctcagccacagtcgCTGTTGAGGAAACGCACTGTTTGCAAACAGTGTCTCTGAGCTCACATCAGATCTGAGTTTGACCTTTTTTTCAACAGCAGAACTACTTTGATGTGGAAACTTGAACAGGCGACATTTTGTCTAAATatctcaaacaaacaaagcatctGCATATTCACGGTTTTCTGAATTATTCAAAAAGCGAGAAAGTTAATATactttgaagaaattgtacgtACATTATCTATTTTGAGGGGGGAAACCATATTGGATATAAAGTTATGTGATTATTGATATACATTAGTGTTGGTGCTTTATATTCGGATATACTACAGATATGATACATactaatataatattataataataataatgtgaaacaGTAATACATCATTTTCACTTTTGGCCAAATGTTTAGTTAGTACCATCAATATCTTCTGTGTTTTGAGTGCTACGATCATGTTATATGctaaccagcagggggcagcagcagagagcagacGTTTCAAACAGCCAGTGAACGCTGCAGCTCTTTTCCTCAGGGACTTGTTAATCCACTGGAAACAAGCCACAGACATCCCACACAATTGACTTTGTGCCGTGTCAGGGAAGGTGCGTATGTATTAGAATACCATTGTAAAAACTCCATCAATGCCACCTCTGTAGCACTGAATAATGAAAACCCTCTGTGCTTTATTTCCCCGAATAAATCTTCCTCAAATGTGAACCAGCCCAGGGCCGGCCgtggcaatgttggcgccctaggcgagatttcaaattggctccccccaacatacacacacaaactgtcatgcatccccaagaacttttggactgtatacagatgcacagacaggcagacaaaattgtGAGctatataaaacaataaaaatatataataaaaagagtctgaaatcagctgtaaTGATAGCATTTCataagatgaaaataaatattatgtccacaatcgggctgattcttacctctagattgttctttcttctcctcctctactttgcggtgctttctgaattgtgcacctaataatttgatctttttttgattcatctttgactctaaccacagtctatcaccgcagcgtgtacgtcagggacacaccgGAGGCAGAATCGCAAATTCTGTGTGAGCCGCCGCCTGACTcttcacacagggagccatccaggaggatgtttcaGATGCTGGCTTGCCTACAGTTGGTACATGTGCACAAGTGATAGGAATCCGAGGCTGTTTTTCAAGACATAGCACACCTATAATTTgaagtgcatgttttattaaaactatttcagataattgaatgtctactgatgcatgtttaaatgatttaattctttgatttgggtttttaagctatattagggattaaggtgtaaacagagacagtttctctgttaGAGAAGGAAATTCTCTTCTTCTAATATTAATGGTTTATCTAAATTCTTCTAATAGACCTGTAGTTTATCTACTTGACGGTTAGTTATGTACGAGGTAGGTCTTTtaacagctcatttgttttgaatacacAAGTATCCACCATCGCTACAACTGTGTACCCATCATCCATATAGTGTTGTGTACGACTTTGAAGGAAGTTTACTCCGGTTAGTACAAAACGTTTGTGTTGCTTGTACTGTATGCAGtgttattaatttaaattttcacCCTGACACAGTATGCTTGTTGCAGACAGAGTTCCAAAGAAGATGTGTTGGTAGAAACATTTAAACCATGATGCTGTGCTCTCAACGCATACTGCATGTGACTATGCAGTATTCTTTCATTAGCAAAGCTcattcaggacaacagctgGAGTGCAGCTGTTTGGTCACAGCCATAGAAACCTGAGTAATGGTACTGATTATGTATTCTCGTTGCTCAGGTTCGTGCTGCAGAAAGATGggaatgttttttgagagaagattccagatttaTTCaatagactggcactcagtagagctcaacagagccgtataggttcatctctgatccatgcagcttccttctaccaagttgtgtggttattggtcaaGTAGTTTCCAGTAgatacacacatttatcaaggaaatgtcaccatcattaataataatctgaaacacaacaggaaattaaaggtagaatgaaatgtttctagaatatctaaatagttgacgggtCATTTTCTGTTAATCGAcatatcaattcatttattttaaagcttattttcccctgctacttagtctatagggttttcatattgtgttttattttacattgtatatattggtttatttttgtcgggCACtggttgctggttgtacatAAAATTGCCCTTGAATgataataaagattttcttttatggacaactttagttaatgaGTTTCACAGTTTCACAAACCAAGCAGGAGACAAACCAAGCAGgcgcagcagaggaacccagcaaccagcagggggcagcctcaggacatcacatggaaactagctgcagcagactgtgattATTGTAAAACGTCAATGGACAAGGTTAGAAAACTACTGggttatcaaaagcagcatagaatgacacggacacacaagATAATTTGTCCATCCTCTTATGGTACTCAGTTCCTCAAGGGAATCAGCAGGAGGTGTGGCCTAGTCGGTAGAGTCGCCGTTTTACAATAAGATGTCCTGGTTTCACACTCCAGTCTTTCCCATCCCCATACCGGCAATATACAGATCTCTTAAAATTGGCAGGTTTTCGAATCCTATTAATTACAAAATATCTTAAATTaattcaatataaaaacagaaaaattaaaaaaaaataataattaactgCACACGCACTTCCtacgcaatgggcttctgcgcaggatttgcgaaatgggcttctgcgcaggatgtgcgaaatgggcttctgcgcaggatgtgcatgcagttttttttctatttaatttaattaaaattgctaatttaattgaattaaatttaaatgttttatatttaaattaatttgtatttaaaccttttatattaattttgtatatatatttttttcatttttttatttatttcatttttaaattgacatAGTATTagatattgtgcaatgaatagGTGGTTGAAGACCTGCCAACACGACAGCCTCGAGTCCCAAACTTTAGCAAATACATTAACATTAAGGATTGGATTACCTGCTCATTCCCTTgagaaactaagcacaggaTGACGATGGTCctggggttagaggatgatggtgtgacgtcactgtattgttttacattgcatgtgtcaagTCATGATAGATCAGTCCATTGTGCCCTAGGCAACcacctatgtcgcctgtaccaggatcCGCCCCTGGACCAGCCGTCTCAGATCTCCGGCCCGGAGTTGCTGTGACCTCGGCTGTACCTGGACACGATGGACTGGACGTCTGCTGCTGCatcaatattaaaaaatgtttcaagAACAGGCTTTAAATCCTGGTAGAGCAACCAGCGTATTATTATGAATCCAACGAAATGTCGAGCCTAATTTATTGCCAGACTCGACGTTTTTGTTCctgattatttattcattgtttattttgttttttatcaaaatCCACTGTTTTAACAATAAGGGAATTCAAAGagcttaaaatagaaaatacaagCAACAAGAGGCATTTTAAGAAAAGTCTAAAAAGAGTTAAATAGTAATTGATTGATTGTAAAGAACTAATAGAAGTATTCTAACATAGTCTCACCATAcacctgtttgttcacattGATTTATGTGTGTGGAGTGGGACTCACTGTGTCACAGCATGAAGAGCCACATTCCACATCAACTCCAGGCTCAACATACTTTAATGTTATGggagattacacacacacacacatagtgaggttcatgtgtgtgtgtgtgtgtgcgtgtgtttgtgggtgtggtgtgtgtgtgtgtgtgtgtgcgtgtgcgtgtgcgtgtgcgtgtgtgtgtgtttgtgtgtgtctgggactTAACTGTCTCTGACATGCGTGAAACCACGATGTCTCTCAGTTCGACTCTGTATGGAAAATGGGGCAATGtaatttgattttgtttaatttaatttgttatcaGTGAAATTACTTACTTaattcaatatttgtatttataatttgACCTACAatttcttttgtttgatttgctctattcgttttgtttcttttttctattttgcatttgaatgatggctttttgttttgtggtttgACCAATTTCCCTTTGgggacaaatgaatgaatgaatgaaatcctTTATTGTGTTGCCGTAGTAAAATACAGTCGGCTTCTACAGAGTCTACTCTGATTCTTTAATGGCAAATGTCCTTATTCTATATGGATGTGTTGCTTATTTGTGTTGGTGTTAGTGGATGTGGTCTGATGGTTTGTGCAGTGTTTTGCACACAAGCCATGTTTCTCCTTTTGACTTTTGTATCCCAGTGTACATGGAATTTAAAATCTCCTTTTTACTTGAAGtactttaattatatttttgcaCAGGACAAGTGAAGTGGAAGacacattcatgttttattttattgaaagtACTGAGTCTCCTGCTGGACTCAAAACTTCACACAACTCAAAGCCCGAATCTCTCTATTCTCTACCACACACAGTCCTTTGTCGGCCTCTCGCATTGTGGCTCAGTTAAACTATAACTGCAGGGATTAAATGGAAGCACATGATGATTCAGCCCCGTGATTTCTGAGGGAGCAGGGTCATGGACTCagccatttcctcttcctttcttttctgtttctcctcaccCCTGCTGACACCGTAGaccacttctctcctctttatcctccccatctctctttctctgcctccgGTCCGCGATGGCATCCCCCCGGCTGGAGACCTTCTGCTGCCCGAACCGGGACGCGGCGACGGACTTCGTGGTCTCCTT
Proteins encoded in this region:
- the LOC133967772 gene encoding ankyrin repeat and SOCS box protein 9-like isoform X1, coding for MNMSAGHNETPRDTTCQTGTVVFSSNPLMSDVESDWSPIHDAAFNGRVLALQRLITQGKCVNLNTLDQVSPLHGACVQGHEACAKLLIDNGADVNRLTVDGKSPLTEACARGHVTLVALLLQHGATPVGTSHSSSPIHRAAAKGHPECIAPLVQHGADVDQYIEQLGSPLHVACSNRHPGAARKLLQLGAGVNHSASGDSPLHIAARLSDPELVSLLLDHGADRSLRNPEGKRPLDLAPPSSPAERRLRQAGDVPPLMQMCRLNIRRAVGKRRLGGIHDLHLPTELKHYLLYH
- the LOC133967772 gene encoding ankyrin repeat and SOCS box protein 9-like isoform X2, whose amino-acid sequence is MNMSAGHNETPRDTTCQTGTVVFSSNPLMSDVESDWSPIHDAAFNGRVLALQRLITQGKCVNLNTLDQVSPLHGACVQGHEACAKLLIDNGADVNRLTVDGKSPLTEACARGHVTLVALLLQHGATPVGTSHSSSPIHRAAAKGHPECIAPLVQHGADVDQYIEQLGSPLHVACSNRHPGAARKLLQLGAGVNHSASGDSPLHIAARLSDPELVSLLLDHGADRSLRNPEGKRPLDLAPPSSPAERRLRQAGGIQQTECASSNADVQA